In Acinetobacter sp. TR3, one DNA window encodes the following:
- a CDS encoding MobA/MobL family protein: MASYHFSVKNKNKGYAMGHYLYISRLMQYENVRKKSDEILEYVEPGKCMPSWVKDPIEFWQAADTFERANAKVYIEYEIALPNEFTPDQRKTLIETFLDKHIAPQQYPHSYAIHNVKSRLSGEEQPHCHLMFSLKADDGIERTAEQYFKRYNPQDPAKGGAKKIQLQDGHADYTTYLLHIRKAWENHLNDALAEHSPTVTYQIDGQEIQIKNQVSADNYEKYNEIHGTLYLPEPKLGTGKQNETVEYLTEIQKIRQHNAKERELEQRQQHFDQQHEYYYSCSNEPFSSPEVMHYLNHLIKKASNKKELGHDINEIIQTQQPILHHEKWDIDTINFNLNNARLYPEPDMEFKVLSVQPKPVIEPTSQPKPKPEIHPSQLEPKRNDYDGLGF; this comes from the coding sequence ATGGCCAGCTACCATTTCAGCGTCAAAAACAAAAATAAAGGTTATGCAATGGGCCACTACCTCTATATTTCCCGACTGATGCAATACGAAAACGTCCGCAAGAAAAGTGACGAAATTTTAGAATACGTTGAACCTGGCAAATGCATGCCGTCCTGGGTAAAAGATCCAATTGAGTTTTGGCAAGCCGCTGATACTTTTGAGCGAGCCAATGCCAAAGTCTACATCGAGTATGAAATTGCCCTTCCCAACGAATTCACGCCAGACCAGCGTAAAACGCTCATAGAGACGTTTTTAGACAAACATATAGCTCCACAGCAATATCCACATTCATACGCCATACACAACGTTAAATCGCGTCTCAGCGGCGAAGAACAGCCCCATTGCCACCTCATGTTCTCCCTCAAAGCCGATGACGGCATTGAACGCACAGCCGAACAGTACTTTAAACGCTATAATCCCCAAGATCCGGCCAAAGGCGGTGCCAAGAAAATCCAGCTCCAGGATGGCCATGCTGATTACACCACTTACCTCCTGCATATCCGAAAAGCTTGGGAAAATCACCTGAATGACGCATTGGCAGAACATAGCCCAACCGTGACTTACCAGATCGATGGCCAGGAGATCCAAATTAAAAATCAAGTTTCGGCAGACAACTACGAAAAATACAACGAGATACACGGCACCCTCTACCTACCAGAACCCAAACTGGGGACAGGCAAACAAAATGAAACTGTGGAATACCTGACGGAAATCCAGAAAATCAGACAACACAATGCCAAAGAACGAGAACTGGAACAGCGCCAACAACACTTTGATCAACAGCATGAATACTACTACAGCTGCTCAAACGAACCCTTCAGCTCTCCTGAAGTGATGCACTACCTCAATCACCTCATTAAAAAAGCCAGCAACAAAAAAGAACTGGGCCACGATATCAACGAAATTATTCAAACCCAGCAACCGATCCTGCATCACGAAAAATGGGATATCGATACCATCAATTTTAATCTCAACAACGCCAGGTTATACCCTGAACCGGACATGGAGTTTAAAGTCCTATCTGTACAACCAAAACCAGTGATTGAACCAACATCACAGCCGAAGCCAAAACCTGAAATACACCCCTCACAGCTTGAACCGAAACGAAATGATTATGATGGTCTGGGTTTTTAA
- a CDS encoding Eco57I restriction-modification methylase domain-containing protein, protein MNISLPRFQNIHEDKKNGVTYTPVELAEFVAKKTISYFDSQLFLNKKIKILDPSIGDGILIKELLLKLGTEKFSEIEIVGVDLDNSNFEQITSTVKEKYPNVTLTLLRDDFLDFYDANKESRFNIIIANPPYIRTQIIGSEKSQKIAKDFNLKGKTDIYYGFMMAMSSLLSNDGVLATITSNRFLSVKSGHVLRDYLLETLDIQSIYDLGDTKVFSSAAVLPALVFSKKNNNQIKVDPEFISVYEVKKSKQDHKEVETIFSEIEDITQHIKVGKSKFEIIRGILDLSSSKNNVWTVSTKESNSWLSKVTMNTWKTFKDIGPIRVGVKSTADKVFIRDDWDSFDPKPELIKYLLTSECAQQFKAIRPNKPKEIIYPHTSENGKKKAVDIDQYPATKQYLEVYKEQLSSREYLIKAGRNWYELWVPQNPSLWCKPKIVFPDISEKPKFWIDLEGNIVNGECYWITPDDSKDNELLWLCLAVANSRFIEQFYDYKFNNKLYSGKRRFMKQYVEEFPIPDPELQNSQELIKLSKMIYNLLDQKESSKLKDKLDELVFKAFAVN, encoded by the coding sequence ATGAATATCTCCCTCCCTCGATTTCAAAATATTCATGAAGATAAAAAGAATGGCGTTACATATACACCAGTTGAATTAGCTGAGTTTGTTGCAAAGAAAACCATTAGTTATTTTGATAGCCAATTGTTTTTAAATAAAAAAATTAAAATCTTAGATCCTAGTATTGGTGATGGAATTCTTATTAAAGAATTACTATTAAAGTTAGGCACAGAAAAATTTTCTGAAATAGAAATAGTAGGGGTTGATCTTGATAACTCTAATTTTGAACAAATTACTTCAACAGTTAAAGAGAAATATCCTAACGTTACATTGACGTTATTAAGGGATGATTTTTTAGATTTTTATGATGCAAATAAAGAATCAAGATTTAACATTATTATTGCTAATCCGCCTTACATCCGTACCCAAATTATTGGTAGTGAAAAATCTCAAAAGATAGCAAAGGATTTTAATTTAAAAGGAAAAACTGATATTTATTATGGCTTTATGATGGCAATGTCTAGTTTGCTTAGTAATGATGGTGTGTTAGCTACTATCACATCAAATCGGTTTTTATCAGTTAAATCTGGGCACGTATTACGAGATTATTTATTAGAAACCTTAGATATACAGTCTATTTATGATTTAGGGGATACAAAAGTATTTAGTTCTGCAGCGGTACTTCCAGCACTAGTTTTTTCTAAAAAAAATAATAATCAAATTAAGGTCGATCCTGAATTTATTAGTGTTTATGAAGTGAAAAAATCAAAACAAGACCATAAAGAGGTCGAAACGATTTTTTCAGAAATAGAGGATATTACTCAACATATTAAAGTTGGTAAGTCTAAATTTGAAATTATTAGAGGAATCTTAGATTTATCTAGTTCTAAAAATAACGTATGGACTGTATCAACTAAGGAAAGTAATTCATGGTTAAGTAAAGTAACGATGAATACTTGGAAAACATTTAAAGACATTGGTCCAATTCGAGTAGGTGTTAAGTCTACAGCAGATAAGGTATTTATACGTGACGATTGGGATTCGTTTGATCCTAAACCTGAATTAATCAAATATTTGTTGACTAGCGAATGTGCGCAACAGTTTAAGGCTATCAGACCGAATAAGCCTAAAGAAATTATTTATCCACATACAAGTGAAAATGGAAAGAAAAAAGCCGTAGATATAGATCAGTATCCAGCTACTAAACAATATTTAGAAGTGTACAAAGAGCAATTAAGTAGTAGGGAATATCTGATAAAAGCGGGTAGAAATTGGTATGAATTGTGGGTTCCACAAAATCCAAGTCTGTGGTGTAAGCCAAAGATTGTTTTTCCAGATATCTCTGAAAAACCAAAATTTTGGATAGATCTAGAAGGCAATATAGTTAATGGTGAATGCTATTGGATTACACCAGACGATAGTAAAGATAATGAATTATTATGGTTATGTTTAGCAGTTGCTAACTCTAGGTTTATTGAGCAGTTTTATGACTATAAATTTAACAATAAGCTATATTCAGGAAAAAGAAGGTTCATGAAGCAATATGTTGAAGAATTTCCTATTCCTGATCCTGAATTACAGAACTCTCAAGAATTAATTAAGTTATCAAAGATGATTTATAACTTGTTAGATCAGAAAGAAAGTTCAAAGCTTAAAGACAAGCTAGATGAACTTGTCTTTAAAGCGTTTGCTGTTAATTAA